In one window of Candidatus Binatia bacterium DNA:
- a CDS encoding ABC transporter ATP-binding protein produces MTTAALPMVDVRDLAVEIDGHPVLWDINFSVPTGNFLGIIGPNGAGKTTLLRVLLGLIAPSRGAVRVLHRSPAELGHGAHQIGYVPQRLEFDPRFPVSVRDVVMMGRVCCLGLFRFPRREDWRKVDESIRLVGLSGQEHRRIGELSGGEQQRAFLARALCAETKLLLLDEATTGLDLPAQHEMYALLQRLRRELGLTVIAVSHDLLALGVHADKLICINGTTHIHGNPQTVLQSHQLREAYRCEFDFLSHEAEESLGASR; encoded by the coding sequence GTGACCACAGCAGCTCTTCCCATGGTGGATGTCCGCGACCTTGCCGTTGAGATCGACGGGCATCCGGTGTTGTGGGACATCAACTTCTCCGTTCCCACCGGCAACTTCCTCGGGATCATCGGGCCAAACGGCGCCGGCAAGACCACGCTGTTGCGCGTTTTGCTCGGACTGATCGCCCCGAGCCGCGGTGCGGTACGGGTCCTCCACCGCTCGCCGGCGGAGCTGGGACATGGTGCGCATCAGATCGGCTACGTGCCGCAGCGGCTGGAGTTCGATCCGCGATTTCCAGTGTCGGTACGCGATGTCGTCATGATGGGCCGCGTCTGTTGTCTCGGTTTGTTCCGCTTTCCGCGCCGCGAAGACTGGCGCAAGGTGGATGAATCCATTCGCCTGGTCGGTCTTTCCGGGCAAGAGCACCGTCGTATCGGTGAGCTGTCCGGCGGAGAGCAGCAGCGCGCCTTCTTGGCCCGGGCGCTGTGCGCAGAAACCAAGCTGCTCCTGCTCGACGAGGCGACGACGGGACTCGACCTGCCGGCGCAGCACGAGATGTACGCGCTCTTGCAGCGGCTGCGCCGCGAATTAGGACTCACCGTGATCGCGGTGTCGCACGACCTCCTGGCACTCGGGGTCCACGCTGACAAGCTGATCTGCATCAACGGCACCACCCACATCCACGGCAATCCGCAGACGGTGTTGCAGAGCCATCAGCTGCGCGAGGCCTACCGCTGCGAGTTCGATTTCCTGTCCCACGAGGCGGAGGAAAGCCTCGGAGCATCACGATGA